The Catenulispora sp. MAP5-51 DNA segment CGCCGCGATCTGGCACAACGACAACATCGGAGCACCTATCCACCGCTCGCTGATCGCCTACGACCACTGACGAGCCCTTGGAATCAGTCATCTAGTACTGCAGCCGCAGTTGATGATCAGGGTGGGGTCTGGCCGCGTCGTTTGAAGTGACTGCGTTGGGCGCGTTTTTGATGGCGGCGCCGCCAGATGCTCCAGCCGATGGTGAACAGCAGCTGCCGGGCCCGGGCTCCGATCTGGGTGAACAGGCGCCGGATCTCGGCCAGTGACAGGTCTACCAGGTCGTCACACCGGTCGGCCGCAGCCCCCTTTTCCGGGCGCGTTCGGCCGCGCGAATCACGGTCAGGCAGGCATGGGCGGCCATCGACAACGTGATGTGCCGGTACCAGGCGGCGTATCTGCGGACCTGGTACTGGTCCAGCCCGCACTCGTTCTTCGCGGTCTGGAAGCACTCCTCGATCGCCCACCGGGCCCCGGCGACCTCGACCAGCGTCTTCAGCGTCGTGGCCGCCGGACCGAAGCAGTGATAGTAGGCGATCTCCCCGTCGCAGATCGACCGGCGGGCCAGCACCCACCGCTTGCGGCCCGCGATGTCGCAGGGCACCGCGATGCGGATCCAGTCATAGAACCGCTCCCCGTGCGCTCCGGTGCCGGCCGAGCGTCGGTGCCAGCGTCCATCAGGCTGCGCGGCGACCAGTTCGGCCACCGACACCCCGCCCGGCGCGGACAGGTTCGTGCTGCGCGTGGCCATGACGAACGCCACGTCGTGGTCTTCCATCCAGCCGCGCAGCTCGGCGTTCTGTCCGAACGCCTCATCGGCGGTCGCCCAGGCGAACGGCACCCCGGCGTCCAACGCGCGGGCCAGTATCGCCCGGTACTGTTCGGGCTTGGTCGCGAAGGCGACCTCATCGCCGATCCCGGCGGCCCGGCACCGGTCCCGATCGGCGATCCAGGTGTGCTCCGGGACATACAACTCCCGGTCGATCAGGGTTCTGCCGTGCCGGGAGGCGTAGGCCAGGAAAGTACCGATCTGGCAATTCTCGGTACGTCCGGCAGTGCCGGAGTACTGGCGCTGCACCCCGGCCGACTCCCGGCCCTTCTTCAAGAACCCGGT contains these protein-coding regions:
- a CDS encoding IS701 family transposase, translating into MEGWDAELASLHERFADCFLRSEPRERALRYVWGLLAPLERKNGWTLAEDAGESTPDGMQRLLNDAVWDADEVRDRVRDYVVERLGDPEAVLVGDDTGFLKKGRESAGVQRQYSGTAGRTENCQIGTFLAYASRHGRTLIDRELYVPEHTWIADRDRCRAAGIGDEVAFATKPEQYRAILARALDAGVPFAWATADEAFGQNAELRGWMEDHDVAFVMATRSTNLSAPGGVSVAELVAAQPDGRWHRRSAGTGAHGERFYDWIRIAVPCDIAGRKRWVLARRSICDGEIAYYHCFGPAATTLKTLVEVAGARWAIEECFQTAKNECGLDQYQVRRYAAWYRHITLSMAAHACLTVIRAAERARKRGLRPTGVTTW